Part of the Cereibacter sphaeroides 2.4.1 genome, GTCAGCCGCACGGGCTCGGTGCCGCGCCACAATTCGCCCCGCTCGAGATCGTAGCGCACATCGCCCAGATGCAGCACCTTGGGCCCCAGCTCGGGCCGCGCCGAGGGCACGCGCCGCAGGATGGCGTTGATGCGCAGCAGAAGCTCCTTGGGTTCGAAGGGCTTGGCCAGATAATCGTCGGCCCCCGCCTCGAGACCCTCGATCCGGTGCGAGGTCTCGCCGCGCGCGGTCAGCAGAAGGATCGGCGTGGCCAGATCCTCGCGCAGGGACCGGGTCAGCGACACCCCGTCCTCGCCCGGCATCATCACGTCGAGCACGATCATGTCGAACTCGAGCCCGTCGAGCAGCCGCCGCGCCTGCGCCGCATCGCGGGCCGTCGAGATGAGGAATCCGTTCCGGATCAGGAACTTCTGCAGAAGGCTCCGGATGCGCTCGTCATCGTCCACCACGAGAAGATGCGCCTGTGGCTCACTCACGCCCCACCCTCCTTCAGCGTCTGATACTGACGCCGCAACTCCGGATCCATCATCGCCTCGAGCACCTGCCGGAACCCCTGCACCACCGCGGGTCCGGCAGACCGATAAGCCGCCCGCATCCGCGCCCGCTGCGCGTCCGACAGGGTGCGCTCAAGCTCCGTTCCCTTCGGCGTGAGGTAGAGGTGGCGCTCGCGCTTGTCCACCCGACCGATCCGGCTCTCGACCAGCCCATCCTCGATCAGCGTCCGCAGCACCCGGTTCAGGCTCTGCTTCGTGGCGCCCAGGATCGACAGGAGATTGTTCACCGTGGTGCCGGGGCTGCGATGGATGAAGTGCATCGCGCGGTGGTGCGCGCGCCCGTAATCGAGATCCTCGAGGATGCGGTCGGGATCGGCGGTGAAACCCCTATAGGCAAAGAACATCGCCTCGATGCCCTTCCTGAGCTGCTCGTCCGTCAGGAACAGGAGCGACTCGCCGCCCCCGGGTCCCGGTGCTCCTTGCGACATGATCTTCCCCCCCGTTGTCGCCCAGATTTTATGTCAGCCTTGTTGACTTTCCAAGACTCAACTGTTACCGACAGCCCGTCATTTGCGCAACTTTATGCCCGGTGCGGACCTATCTTGCGCAATTTATGCAAAGCGCCTATGCGCAGGAGGGTGACATGGCTGGATATGACGATCGCGACGGCAAGATCTGGATGGACGGCAAGCTGGTGGAATGGCGCGAGGCGAAGGTGCATATCCTGACCCACGCCCTCCACTATGCCTCGTCCGTCTTCGAAGGCGAGCGCTGCTACAACGGCAAGATCTTCAAGTCGGTCGAACATTCCGAGCGGCTGCGCAGGTCCGGCGAGCTGCTGGACATGCCGCTGCCCTATACGGTCGAGGAGATCGAGGCGGCGAAGAAGGCCACGCTCGAGGCCAACGGCCTGACCGACGCCTATGTCCGGGCCCTCGCCTGGCGCGGCGCCGGCGAGGATATGGGCGTCGCCTCGTCCCGCAACCCGATCCGCGTGGCCGTCGCGGTCTGGTCCTGGGGCAACTACTACGGCGACGCCAAGTTCAAGGGCGCCAAGCTCGACATCTCGAAGTGGAAACGGCCCTCGCCCGAGACGATCCCCTCGGCGGCCAAGGCGTCGGGCCTCTACATGATCTGCACCATGTCGAAGCACGCAGCCGAGGCGAAGGGCTGCTCGGACGCGATGATGTTCGACTACCGCGGCTATGTCGCCGAAGCGACCGGCGCCAACATCTTCTTCGTGAAGGATGGCGAGGTTCACACCCCGCTGCCGGATGCGATCCTGAACGGGATCACCCGCCAGACGGTGATCGGGATGCTGCGCGACAAGGGCATCAAGGTGCATGAGCGCTACATCGAGGCCTCGGAGCTCGAAGGGTTCGAGCAATGCTGGCTGACCGGCACCGCCGCCGAGGTCACCCCGGTCGGCCGGATCGGCGACTACAGCTTCGAGGTGGGCGCCCTCACCCGCGAGATCGCGACCGACTACGAGAAGCTCGTCCGCGCCTGACCGGACAGGGCGCGTCGCGCGGGCGCGCCCGCAATCAGAAGGGCGCGCCCGCAGGCACGCCCCCGACCCTCGTCTTCAGCCTTCGATCAGGCCTCGCGGCCCCGCGCGATGCGCAGGAACTCGAGCACGCGGCGGTTGCCGGCCGGCCGGGCCTCCTCGCGGTGCCAGAGGGACCGCGGATGGCGGGCCAGCCGCAGGAAGTTCTTCACCCGTCCGCCGTCCGAAGGGGTGCGCTTGTCAGCGAGGTGACGGCTCATGTCTGTCCTCCTTCAGTTTCAGACCGCCCCAGCATAGGGCAGAACGGCCCTCCAACCAAGCTTTCCGCCTAAGGTTCCGAGCCCGGACCGAAGCGGTGCGGCAATCGGCGCGGCGCTTCCGCCGGCGCAAACAACGATCCCGCCCCTGCAAGACCGGCAAGCGCCGCCGTCGCGCGGGCGGCCAGCGGCTCCTGCGCACCAAGGACAAGCGCCGTGCCCAGCGCGATCCAGCCGGCCGCTACGACATTGAGACGGCGCGCAAAGGGCTGCTTGCGCGTCTTGTGCCGGAACTGGCGCTGCGCGATCTTCGCCCCGATCCAGCCCCCCGCCGCGCTGAGCGCGAGCAGGTTGGCCTCCGGAAAGCGCCAGCCGCCCGACGCAGCGCGCCGCTTGTCCAGACGGAAGGCGAACCAGGTAAGAAGGTTCGCGAACAGGAGGTAGATCGCCAGGGCGGCGGGAAGACTCGGAACGGGCATCGGCACCTCACGCCACGGATATGGCCCCTCACTGTGCCGATTTTTCGTCCAGCCGCGCCAGCGCCCAGCGTGCCGCATCCGCCACCGCCATGTCGGGGTCGTCCACATGCGGCGCAGCCGCCGCCCGAAGCCGCCGATCGCCCGAATTGCCGATGGCGTAAAGCACGTTGCGCAGGAACCGGTCGCGCCCGATGCGCTTGATCGGGCTGCCCGAGAAGCGCGCCCGGAAGCCCGCCTCGTCCAGTCCCGCCAGCTCCGCGAGGGGCGGAGCCCCCACCCGCGCCGCATAGCCGATCTCGGAAGCCGCCTGCGCGAACTTGTTCCACGGGCAGGCCGCAAGGCAATCGTCGCAGCCGTAGATCCGGTTGCCCATCCGCGCCCGCAGCTCTTCCTCGACCGGGCCCCGGTGCTCGATGGTCAGATAGGAGATGCAGCGCCGCGCATCGAGCTGGAACGGCGCCGGAAAGGCCCCGGTGGGACAGGCGTCGAGGCAGGCCCGGCACGAGCCGCAATGCTCGCGCCCGGGCGCGTCGCGCGGCAGCTCGAGCGTGGTGAAGATGGCGCCCAGAAAGAACCAGTTGCCCAGCTCGCGGCTCAGAAGGTTGGTGTGCTTGCCCTGCCAGCCGAGCCCGGCGGCCTGCGCCAAGGGCTTCTCCATCACCGGCGCCGTATCGACGAAGACCTTGATCTCGCATCCCGTCTCCGCCACCAGCCAGCGCCCGAGCCGCTTCAGCCGCTTCTTGACGAGATCGTGGTAATCCCTGCCCTGCGCATAGACCGAGACCGCCCCGTGCCCCCGCGCCTCCAGCACCTGCCGCGGATCCTCCTCCGGCGTATAGAGCTCGGCCAGCATGATGATCGAGCGCGCCTCGGGCCAGAGCGCCGCGGCCGAGCCGCGCCAGGCCTCGCGCTCCTCCATCCAGCCCATCTGCCCCTGCCGCCCGGCGGCGAGAAACGCGCGCAGGCGCCCCGCCGTTTCCGGTGTCGCGTCGGGGGCACAGATGCCGAGCCGCGCGAAGCCTTCCGCCCGCGCACGCGCCTCCAGGCGCTCCCTCAGCGTCTCATCGGCTTTCATTCTGGCTCAAATATCCCACGGGGGGCGCGGGGGGCGTGAAGCCCCCCGCACGGGTCCGCTCAGAAATCCAGATCCGCATAATGGGCGGGCTGCGGGAAGCCCGGCACCTGATCGGCCAGAAGCGGCCGGAAGGCCGGGCGCGACTTGATCTTGGCATACCAGTCCTTGACCACCGCATGTCGGTTCCAGTCCACGTCCGAGATGTAATCGAGACAGGACAGCTGCGCGGCTGCGGTGAAATCGGCGAGCGTCATGACATCGCCCGCCAGCCACCGCCGCTGGTCCAGAAGCCAGGCCATGTAATCGAGGTGATACTTGATCCGGTTCGAGCCGAACTTCACGTTCTTCGAATCCGGATAGCCCTGCCCCATCAGCTTCTTGTTCACCCGCTCATAGAGCAGCTTCGAGGTGACCTCGTTGTGGAACTTGTCGTCGAACCAGGCGCAGAGCCTGCGCACCTCGAAGCGCCCATCCACGTCGCGCGGCATGAGCGGCGGCGCAGGCACGGTCTCCTCGATATATTCGCAGATCGCCTGGCTCTCCGAGAGAACCCTGGTGTCCATCCGGAGCACCGGAACCTTGCCGGCCGGGTTGCGGCGCAGGAAGTCGGGCGAGGGGTCCCAGAAGCGCTCCTCGACCAGCTCCACCTCGATCTTCTTCTCGGCAAGCGTGAGTCGCACCTTGCGGCAGAAGGGCGACAGCGGAACGTGATAGAGACGGTTCATCGCAAATGTCATCTTTCGGAGGCGGGGAGCCCCCCTTCAATGCCGCGAAGGGCGCCGGGATGCAATCCCGCTCGGGCCCGCTACTCGAAGCAGGCGGCCCGCCCGTCGCGCCGGATGGTGTTCGCCCCATCGAGAATCGCGGCCGAGCGGCGGCGCACCACCGGCCCCGGGCTGGCGGCCGAGCGCACCTTCGGATCCGGCAGGACGGCCGCCAGACGCGCCGACTGCTGCGCAGTGAGCTTGGCCGGTTCGACACCGAAATAATGTTCCGAAGCGGCGCGGATCCCGAACACCCCCTCGTCGAATTCCGCCACGTTCAGATAGACTTCGAGGATCCGCCGCTTGGTCCAGATCGTCTCGACCAGCGGCGTCATCATCGCCTCGAGCGCCTTGCGCGGCCAACTGCGGCCCTGCCAGAGGAAGACGTTCTTCGTCACCTGCTGCGACAGGGTCGAAGCGCCCCGGTTGCCGCCCGCATCGATTGCCGCGCGGATGGCGGTCATGTCGAACCCCCAGTGCAGGCAGAAATTCGCATCTTCCGCCGCCACCACCGAACGCGCCATCACCGGCGCGATCTCGTCCCAGTCCGCCCATTCGTGATCGACCGAGCCGAGCCGGAGGCTCTCGCTCATCATGTAGGGCGTGGTGGGCGGGTTCACGAGGCCGAAGAACAGCACGAGCAAGATGGCCGTGACCACCCCCCAGCCGGCGCCGGTCAGAGCCCAGCGCCGCAGGCGGCGCCGCAGCGGAAGAGCGGGCGGCGCCTCGGGCTCGGGCGGAGGCGGGGCGGCCTTGCGACGGGTCGTCTTGCGCGCGGTCATGAGCCGACCTTGGACACGAACCGTCTCCACGGGTCAAGCGAACTTCCGCCCACCCGGACCAGCGCTGCGAGGGGTCGCGCCATGACGGGGCGCCCTCCTCGATTTCGTCGCGGCCCGCGCGGGCGGCGCGGCCGCCCTCGGGAGACAGCGCGCGAGGCGGGCTCTGCCGGCGGACGGCCGGAGCGGCCCCGTGGGCAGAGGATGCCGTGGCACGCGGATAGAAAGGGGGGCCGCAGCCCCCCTCTCCGTCGCTTCACTCCGCGGGGACGGCCTGCGGCTCGTCCGACAGCGGGAAGGGCAGATGCACCAGCATCTCCTTCGGGCAGACCTGCAGGAAATTCGCCCGCTCGGTCTCCCAGTCGTTCAGGATGCGCGCAGCGTGGCGGCTGCCCGTCTCGCGCACATGGCGCTCGATCAGGCCCTTCAGCTGAGCCTCCCAGTGCGGATGGCCGATCGCACAGGTCACGAGAGTCTCGAGGTTCATGAAATCCTCCGCCACGCCCGAAGGGTCGTAGAGATAGGCCATGCCCCCGGTCATGCCCGCGCCGAAGTTCGCGCCGATCCGCCCGAGGATCACCGCGACGCCGCCGGTCATATATTCGCAGCCGTTCGAGCCGCAGCCCTCGACCACCACCTTGGCGCCCGAGTTCCGCACCGCGAACCGCTCGCCCGCACGGCCGGCGGCAAAGAGGAAGCCGTCGGTCGCCCCGTAGAGCACGGTGTTGCCGATGATCGTGTTCTCGGCCGCCACAAGCGGGCTCTCCATCTGCGGATGGACCACGATGGTGCCGCCCGACAGGCCCTTGGCCACATAGTCGTTGGCATCGCCCGCGACCTCGATCTTCAGCCCCTTGGCCGCGAAGGCGCCCAGAGACTGCCCGCAGGAGCCTGTCAGCTTCACCGTCAGATGGTCGGGCTGCAGGTTGTTCCGCATCCCGTATTTCCGCACGATATGGCTCGAGGCGCGCGTGCCGATGGTGCGGTGCGTGTTCCGCACCGCGTAGGAGAGCTGCATCTTCTCGCCATCCTCGAAGAAGCGCGCGCCATCCTTGACGATCTCGGCATCGAGCGTGTCCGGCACCGCATTGCGCGGCTTCGACCGGTCGTAGGTGATGCGGTTCGACCCGTCCACGGTGATGAGGAGCGGGTTGAGGTCGAGGTCGTCGAGATGCGCGGCCCCCCGGCTCACCTGGGTCAGGAGGTCGGCGCGGCCGATGATCTCGTCCATCGAGCGGGCGCCGATGGAGGCGAGGATCTCGCGCACTTCCTGGGCATAGAAGGTGATGAGGTTCACCACCTTGTCCGCCGAGCCGGTGAACTTCTCGCGCAGCTTCTTGTCCTGCGTGCAGACGCCCACCGGGCAGGTGTTCGATTGGCACTGGCGCACCATGATGCAGCCCATGGCGATCAGCGCGGCGGTGCCGATGCCATATTCCTCGGCCCCCATCATCGCGGCCATGACGATGTCGCGGCCCGTCCTGAGGCCGCCGTCCGTGCGCAGCGTCACCCGGTCGCGCAGGTTGTTCATCGCCAGAACCTGATGCGCCTCGGTCAGGCCCATCTCCCACGGCAGGCCCGCATATTTGATCGAGGTGCCGGGCGAGGCCCCGGTGCCGCCGTTGTGGCCCGAGATCAGGATCACGTCGGCCTTGGCCTTGGCCACGCCCGCCGCAATCGTGCCCACGCCCGAGGCCGCCACCAGCTTGACCGTGACCTTGGCGCGCGGGTTGATCTGCTTCAGGTCATAGATCAGCTGCGCGAGATCTTCGATCGAGTAGATGTCGTGGTGCGGCGGCGGCGAGATCAGCGTCACGCCCGGCGTCGAATGCCGGAGCCGCGCAATGAGTTCGGTCACCTTCATGCCCGGAAGCTGGCCGCCCTCGCCGGGTTTGGCACCCTGCGCCACCTTGATCTCGAGCTCTTCGCAGGCGTTCAGGTATTCGGCGGTCACGCCGAAGCGGCCCGAGGCGACCTGCTTGATCTTGGCCGACGGGTTGTCGCCGTTGGGCTCCGGCACGAAATGCGCCGGATCCTCGCCGCCTTCGCCCGAGTCGGATTTGGCGCCGATCCGGTTCATGGCGATGTTCAGCGTCTTGTGCGCCTCGGGCGAGAGCGCGCCCAGCGACATGCCCGGCGTCACGAACCGCTTGCGGATCGAGGTGATCGATTCGACTTCCTCGATGGGCACCGGACGGCCGAGCGTCTTGATGTCCAGCAGATCGCGCAGATGGATCGGCGGGTTGGCCCGCAGCGTGGCCGAGAACTGCTTCCAGATGTCGTAGCTGGCCCGGTCGCAGGCTTGCTGCAGCATATGCATGGTCGAGGCTTCCCAGGCGTGTTTCTCGCCCGAGCGCCGCGCCTTGTAGAAGCCGCCGATGGGCAGCACGTCCGACCCGCCGAGCCAGCCCTTCGCGTGGATCTGCTCCAGCTTGTGCTGGATGCCCGAGGTGCCGATCCCCGAGATGCGGCTGTGCATGCCGGGGAAATATTCGGCCACCATGGCCCGCGAAAGACCCACGGCCTCGAAGTTCAGACCGCCGCGATAGGAGGAGATCACCGAGATCCCCATCTTCGACATGATCTTCAGAAGCCCCGCGTTGATCGCGTCGCGGTAGCGGCGCATCGCGTCGTTCAGGTTGCCCTCGAGGAGGCCGCGCTCGATGCGGTCGGCGATCGTGTCCTGCGCCAGATAGGCGTTCACCGTGGTGGCGCCGCAGCCGATCAGCACCGCGAAGTAATGCGGGTCGATGCACTCGGCCGAGCGCACATTGATCGAGGTGAAGGTCCGAAGCCCCTTGCGGGTCAGCCAGGAATGGACCGCCGAAGTCGCGAGGATCATCGGCATCGGCACTGCCCCGGGGCCCTGGTTCTGGTCGGTCAGCACGATATGGGCCGCACCCGAGCGCACCGCATCCTCGGCCTCGGCGCGGATCCGCTCGAGTCCGTGGCGCAGCGCATCGTGGTGATGGTCGGCCGGGAAGGTGCAGTCGATGGTCGCCACGTTGGTGCCGAACTGCGACAGCATCGTCTCGAACTCGGAGTTCGCGACGAAGGGGCTCTCGAGGATCAGGATCTCGGTCTGGCTCGAATGTTCGTCGAGCACGTTCTTGAGGTTGCCGAACCGGGTCTTGAGGCTCATCACCCGGCTCTCGCGGAGCGAGTCGATGGGCGGGTTCGTGACCTGGCTGAAGTTCTGCCGGAAGAAGTGGCTGAGCGGCCGGTAGACCGACGACAGCACCGCGGGCGGCGTGTCATCGCCCATCGAGGCGATCATCTCCTT contains:
- a CDS encoding branched-chain amino acid aminotransferase, with the translated sequence MAGYDDRDGKIWMDGKLVEWREAKVHILTHALHYASSVFEGERCYNGKIFKSVEHSERLRRSGELLDMPLPYTVEEIEAAKKATLEANGLTDAYVRALAWRGAGEDMGVASSRNPIRVAVAVWSWGNYYGDAKFKGAKLDISKWKRPSPETIPSAAKASGLYMICTMSKHAAEAKGCSDAMMFDYRGYVAEATGANIFFVKDGEVHTPLPDAILNGITRQTVIGMLRDKGIKVHERYIEASELEGFEQCWLTGTAAEVTPVGRIGDYSFEVGALTREIATDYEKLVRA
- the queG gene encoding tRNA epoxyqueuosine(34) reductase QueG, which gives rise to MKADETLRERLEARARAEGFARLGICAPDATPETAGRLRAFLAAGRQGQMGWMEEREAWRGSAAALWPEARSIIMLAELYTPEEDPRQVLEARGHGAVSVYAQGRDYHDLVKKRLKRLGRWLVAETGCEIKVFVDTAPVMEKPLAQAAGLGWQGKHTNLLSRELGNWFFLGAIFTTLELPRDAPGREHCGSCRACLDACPTGAFPAPFQLDARRCISYLTIEHRGPVEEELRARMGNRIYGCDDCLAACPWNKFAQAASEIGYAARVGAPPLAELAGLDEAGFRARFSGSPIKRIGRDRFLRNVLYAIGNSGDRRLRAAAAPHVDDPDMAVADAARWALARLDEKSAQ
- a CDS encoding response regulator, with amino-acid sequence MSEPQAHLLVVDDDERIRSLLQKFLIRNGFLISTARDAAQARRLLDGLEFDMIVLDVMMPGEDGVSLTRSLREDLATPILLLTARGETSHRIEGLEAGADDYLAKPFEPKELLLRINAILRRVPSARPELGPKVLHLGDVRYDLERGELWRGTEPVRLTATEAALMRIFAAQPGEAVSREKLVGDLGRDDSQSQERAVDVQITRLRRKIEVDPRQPRYLQTVRGSGYMLAPD
- a CDS encoding MarR family winged helix-turn-helix transcriptional regulator, producing MSQGAPGPGGGESLLFLTDEQLRKGIEAMFFAYRGFTADPDRILEDLDYGRAHHRAMHFIHRSPGTTVNNLLSILGATKQSLNRVLRTLIEDGLVESRIGRVDKRERHLYLTPKGTELERTLSDAQRARMRAAYRSAGPAVVQGFRQVLEAMMDPELRRQYQTLKEGGA
- the gltB gene encoding glutamate synthase large subunit, whose amino-acid sequence is MTIYDEAWVKAEEAKRAWLDANGLYKAEDEHASCGVGLVVSISGTPSRKVVESGIAALKAVWHRGAVDADGKTGDGAGIHVQIPVKFFYDQIRRTGHEPDMHKLVAVGQVFLPRTDLSGQERCRTIVESEVLRMGHYIYGWRHVPVDTSVLGEKANATRPEIEQILIRCEKDIDDEQFERELYIIRRRIEKAAQAGSIQGLYLCSLSCRSIIYKGMMLAEQVATFYPDLQDERFESSFAIYHQRYSTNTFPQWWLAQPFRMLAHNGEINTLKGNINWMKSHEIRMASSAFGDAAEDIKPIVPQGSSDSGALDAVFEVMVRSGRSAPMVKTMMVPEAWSKTTTDMPKAWADMYAYCNAVMEPWDGPAALAMTDGRWVCGGLDRNGLRPMRYVVTGDGMLIAGSEAGMVPVDEMNVREKGALGPGQLIAVDMAEGKLYHDAELKDTLAASQPFGDWIEKVVDLNAILADVPEQRMFAPAELRKRQIAAGFSVEEIEQVLVPMAEDGKEMIASMGDDTPPAVLSSVYRPLSHFFRQNFSQVTNPPIDSLRESRVMSLKTRFGNLKNVLDEHSSQTEILILESPFVANSEFETMLSQFGTNVATIDCTFPADHHHDALRHGLERIRAEAEDAVRSGAAHIVLTDQNQGPGAVPMPMILATSAVHSWLTRKGLRTFTSINVRSAECIDPHYFAVLIGCGATTVNAYLAQDTIADRIERGLLEGNLNDAMRRYRDAINAGLLKIMSKMGISVISSYRGGLNFEAVGLSRAMVAEYFPGMHSRISGIGTSGIQHKLEQIHAKGWLGGSDVLPIGGFYKARRSGEKHAWEASTMHMLQQACDRASYDIWKQFSATLRANPPIHLRDLLDIKTLGRPVPIEEVESITSIRKRFVTPGMSLGALSPEAHKTLNIAMNRIGAKSDSGEGGEDPAHFVPEPNGDNPSAKIKQVASGRFGVTAEYLNACEELEIKVAQGAKPGEGGQLPGMKVTELIARLRHSTPGVTLISPPPHHDIYSIEDLAQLIYDLKQINPRAKVTVKLVAASGVGTIAAGVAKAKADVILISGHNGGTGASPGTSIKYAGLPWEMGLTEAHQVLAMNNLRDRVTLRTDGGLRTGRDIVMAAMMGAEEYGIGTAALIAMGCIMVRQCQSNTCPVGVCTQDKKLREKFTGSADKVVNLITFYAQEVREILASIGARSMDEIIGRADLLTQVSRGAAHLDDLDLNPLLITVDGSNRITYDRSKPRNAVPDTLDAEIVKDGARFFEDGEKMQLSYAVRNTHRTIGTRASSHIVRKYGMRNNLQPDHLTVKLTGSCGQSLGAFAAKGLKIEVAGDANDYVAKGLSGGTIVVHPQMESPLVAAENTIIGNTVLYGATDGFLFAAGRAGERFAVRNSGAKVVVEGCGSNGCEYMTGGVAVILGRIGANFGAGMTGGMAYLYDPSGVAEDFMNLETLVTCAIGHPHWEAQLKGLIERHVRETGSRHAARILNDWETERANFLQVCPKEMLVHLPFPLSDEPQAVPAE
- the fzlA gene encoding FtsZ-binding protein FzlA produces the protein MNRLYHVPLSPFCRKVRLTLAEKKIEVELVEERFWDPSPDFLRRNPAGKVPVLRMDTRVLSESQAICEYIEETVPAPPLMPRDVDGRFEVRRLCAWFDDKFHNEVTSKLLYERVNKKLMGQGYPDSKNVKFGSNRIKYHLDYMAWLLDQRRWLAGDVMTLADFTAAAQLSCLDYISDVDWNRHAVVKDWYAKIKSRPAFRPLLADQVPGFPQPAHYADLDF
- a CDS encoding DUF1294 domain-containing protein, whose product is MPVPSLPAALAIYLLFANLLTWFAFRLDKRRAASGGWRFPEANLLALSAAGGWIGAKIAQRQFRHKTRKQPFARRLNVVAAGWIALGTALVLGAQEPLAARATAALAGLAGAGSLFAPAEAPRRLPHRFGPGSEP
- the mtgA gene encoding monofunctional biosynthetic peptidoglycan transglycosylase, producing MTARKTTRRKAAPPPPEPEAPPALPLRRRLRRWALTGAGWGVVTAILLVLFFGLVNPPTTPYMMSESLRLGSVDHEWADWDEIAPVMARSVVAAEDANFCLHWGFDMTAIRAAIDAGGNRGASTLSQQVTKNVFLWQGRSWPRKALEAMMTPLVETIWTKRRILEVYLNVAEFDEGVFGIRAASEHYFGVEPAKLTAQQSARLAAVLPDPKVRSAASPGPVVRRRSAAILDGANTIRRDGRAACFE